From Novosphingobium resinovorum, the proteins below share one genomic window:
- a CDS encoding response regulator transcription factor, which produces MRRIDILLASELSGGLAPFRHDQFDVMLHRWTDFAELPLIEGALWVFIDWVLPEMSGLELCRRLRADSLTAHAHVTMVLEEDNQEDRKRALRMGADDYMVGPLTRNALLDRVLGANLGEQDSAGIRVVTQGELMVDVAAFQARFQGKPISLMPNELRLLRYFIEHPGRVFSRTQLISALGKQEPPVDERTVDVWIGRLRRALKGVGAGNPLRTVRSLGYVFDTV; this is translated from the coding sequence ATGCGGCGGATCGACATATTGCTGGCGAGCGAACTTTCGGGTGGGCTCGCGCCGTTTCGGCATGACCAGTTCGATGTCATGCTGCATCGCTGGACCGACTTTGCCGAGCTGCCGCTGATTGAGGGGGCCTTGTGGGTCTTCATCGACTGGGTGCTACCCGAGATGTCCGGCCTCGAACTGTGCCGCCGCCTGCGCGCGGACAGCCTGACCGCCCATGCCCATGTGACCATGGTGCTGGAGGAGGACAACCAGGAAGACCGCAAGCGTGCGCTGCGCATGGGCGCGGACGACTACATGGTCGGCCCGCTGACGCGCAATGCACTGCTGGACCGGGTGCTCGGCGCCAACCTCGGCGAGCAGGACAGCGCGGGCATACGCGTCGTCACGCAGGGCGAGCTGATGGTGGACGTCGCCGCGTTCCAGGCGCGTTTCCAGGGCAAGCCGATCTCGCTCATGCCCAACGAACTGCGCCTGCTGCGCTACTTCATCGAGCACCCCGGCCGGGTATTCAGCCGCACGCAGCTGATCTCGGCGCTCGGCAAGCAGGAGCCGCCGGTGGACGAACGCACGGTGGACGTGTGGATCGGCCGCCTGCGCCGGGCGCTAAAGGGCGTGGGTGCGGGTAACCCGCTGCGTACGGTGCGTTCGCTGGGGTATGTGTTCGATACGGTTTGA
- a CDS encoding UDP-2,3-diacylglucosamine diphosphatase has product MREQIEDFIGRGNNSGIPAWLDLPDPKGFRPKRKYRTIWISDIHLGTRGCNANMLVDFLRAHECETLYLVGDIVDGWRLRKGWYWPDAHNEVVRRILKMAHRGTRVIFIAGNHDEMLRDYAGLSFGGVELALEYVHTTVDGRRLLVTHGDAFDGVVLYHKWLAFLGDQAYSMLLRANIVFNAVRRRFHMPYWSLSAYMKKKVKNAVQFIGSYEEAVANEATSRGFDGVVCGHIHCAEIREFGGITYYNDGDWVESCTALAEDFTGHMSLIDWVKETGGHTIAETAAEEHAADKEATPEAVS; this is encoded by the coding sequence ATGCGCGAGCAGATCGAAGACTTCATCGGACGTGGCAACAACAGCGGGATTCCCGCTTGGCTCGACCTTCCCGATCCCAAGGGCTTCCGGCCCAAGCGCAAGTACCGCACGATCTGGATCTCGGACATCCACCTCGGCACGCGCGGCTGCAACGCGAACATGCTGGTCGACTTCCTGCGGGCGCACGAGTGCGAGACGCTCTACCTCGTCGGCGACATTGTCGACGGCTGGCGGCTGCGCAAGGGCTGGTACTGGCCGGACGCCCACAACGAAGTCGTGCGCCGCATCCTCAAGATGGCGCACCGCGGCACCCGCGTGATCTTCATCGCCGGCAACCACGACGAGATGCTGCGCGACTATGCGGGCCTCAGCTTCGGCGGGGTCGAACTGGCGCTGGAATACGTCCACACCACCGTCGACGGCCGCCGCCTGCTGGTGACGCACGGCGATGCCTTCGACGGCGTCGTGCTCTACCACAAGTGGCTCGCGTTCCTGGGCGACCAGGCCTACTCGATGCTGCTGCGCGCCAACATCGTGTTCAACGCCGTGCGCCGCCGCTTTCACATGCCGTACTGGTCCCTCTCGGCCTACATGAAGAAGAAGGTCAAGAACGCCGTCCAGTTCATCGGCAGCTACGAGGAAGCCGTCGCCAACGAGGCCACCTCGCGCGGGTTCGACGGCGTCGTCTGCGGCCACATCCACTGCGCCGAGATCCGCGAATTCGGCGGCATCACGTATTACAACGACGGCGATTGGGTCGAAAGCTGCACCGCACTGGCGGAAGACTTCACCGGCCACATGTCGCTGATCGACTGGGTCAAGGAAACCGGCGGCCACACGATCGCCGAAACGGCCGCCGAGGAGCACGCCGCAGACAAGGAAGCCACCCCGGAGGCCGTATCGTGA
- a CDS encoding glycosyltransferase family 4 protein encodes MKLALATDAWLPQVNGVVRSLTSTVEHLTARGHEVETITPDRFLTMPMPGYASIRLAMAPRFGVRRMLDKAAPDIVHIATEGPIGWAARGWCLARGVPFTSAFHTRFPEYCAVRTGLSAEYFWPILQRFHAQSQAVMVSTRSLAAELEERGIGPTRAWSRGIDHALFRPDGPRLAEMTALKAMRPGPVLLNVGRVAPEKNLEAFLDLDVPGSKVVVGDGPALDNLRRRYPHVLFLGALSGEALASAYRSADCFVFPSLTDTFGLVVIEALACGTPVAAYPVTGPIDILGPDGRGVDHRVGWAAGAVDTSLARAVEGALTVERTDAAALGSLYSWERATDQFLAAIEGALDSAERGLRSAA; translated from the coding sequence GTGAAGCTGGCCCTGGCAACCGACGCCTGGTTGCCGCAGGTCAACGGCGTCGTCCGCTCGCTCACCTCGACCGTCGAACACCTCACTGCCCGCGGGCACGAGGTCGAGACGATCACGCCCGACCGCTTCCTGACGATGCCGATGCCGGGCTATGCCTCGATCCGGCTGGCGATGGCGCCGCGCTTCGGCGTACGCCGGATGCTCGACAAGGCGGCGCCGGACATCGTCCACATCGCCACCGAAGGCCCGATCGGCTGGGCCGCGCGCGGCTGGTGCCTGGCGCGCGGGGTGCCCTTCACTTCGGCCTTCCACACGCGTTTTCCTGAATACTGCGCGGTGCGCACCGGGCTCTCCGCCGAGTACTTCTGGCCGATCCTGCAGCGTTTCCATGCGCAGAGTCAGGCGGTCATGGTCTCCACCCGCAGCCTCGCCGCCGAACTGGAAGAACGCGGCATCGGCCCGACCCGCGCGTGGAGCCGGGGCATCGACCACGCCCTGTTCCGCCCCGACGGCCCGCGCCTTGCGGAGATGACCGCGCTGAAGGCGATGCGGCCCGGTCCTGTCCTGCTCAACGTTGGCCGCGTCGCGCCGGAGAAGAACCTCGAGGCCTTCCTCGACCTCGACGTGCCCGGCAGCAAAGTGGTGGTCGGAGACGGCCCTGCGCTCGACAACCTGCGCCGCCGCTATCCGCACGTGCTGTTCCTCGGCGCACTGTCGGGCGAGGCGCTGGCCTCTGCCTATCGCAGCGCCGACTGCTTCGTGTTTCCCAGCCTGACCGACACCTTCGGCCTCGTCGTCATCGAGGCGCTGGCTTGCGGCACTCCGGTGGCAGCGTACCCGGTGACCGGGCCGATCGACATCCTCGGGCCTGACGGACGGGGCGTGGACCACCGTGTCGGCTGGGCGGCGGGCGCGGTCGATACCTCGCTCGCCCGCGCGGTCGAGGGCGCACTGACGGTGGAGCGGACCGACGCCGCCGCGCTGGGCTCGCTCTATTCGTGGGAACGCGCCACCGACCAGTTCCTCGCCGCGATCGAGGGCGCGCTGGACAGCGCCGAACGCGGCCTTCGGTCAGCGGCCTAG
- a CDS encoding PilZ domain-containing protein: MEARNWSRHIVEKDVACLVEGAREQVFLYDLSMGGCMFEMACDRDMRERSATLDLQGQGIVQGQVVWQVGRCIGMRFEALIPQAVVRRLGFTPPVEDFLGRPVREPSGHAPQPPL, translated from the coding sequence ATGGAAGCGCGTAACTGGAGCCGTCATATCGTCGAGAAGGACGTCGCCTGTCTCGTCGAAGGGGCGAGGGAACAGGTGTTCCTCTACGACCTTTCCATGGGCGGCTGTATGTTCGAGATGGCCTGCGACCGCGACATGCGCGAACGGTCGGCGACGCTCGATCTGCAGGGGCAGGGCATCGTCCAGGGACAGGTGGTATGGCAGGTCGGTCGCTGCATCGGCATGCGCTTCGAGGCATTGATCCCGCAAGCCGTCGTCCGGCGTCTGGGCTTCACGCCGCCGGTCGAGGATTTCCTCGGCCGCCCGGTACGTGAACCCAGCGGACACGCTCCCCAACCGCCGCTGTGA
- a CDS encoding CHASE domain-containing protein, which translates to MIDQALLDRVQKQAWFHRYPRGWPFLLFLIASMTTAVSVMAIERADKQTRAIELDRQLTEISSALQRRVTENIALLRAGSALFATQDVVSPEQFAEFARDLQGDVTLYGSLGMGWAPLIPVDKLAAFEFAVQGGGRLDFSVDPRPEPGQNYAVPVYYLEPQSPGNKRALAFDMYSEPVRRQAMERAMARRGPAATGVVHLAQDGFRHPARDQQTDAAFLIYMPVTLERGGRRWVKGFVYSPFRAQTFLGSASELYRNDSIDIAIYDDHVAPETLLAEQRGADGLTGPTIERRIDVAGQAWIVEVGDRQANALSPLSRLTLFFGALASLMVMAIGRLITKRAAEDRVVLEWLTSQASIRNSLTRELNHRVKNTLANVLSIAALTRRRSKGIDDFTESLTARIRALSATHDLLSQSDWGHAALGDIVRSELAPYMEGNESHVVMAGPGIKLAPNDAMSLGLAIHELATNAAKYGALSTIEGRIHVQWTMASPDLAEIHWREEGGPPVAEPTKRGFGRDLIEKIVAHELKSEVDLRFEPGGVECRLKVPVRASREFVLRNERR; encoded by the coding sequence GTGATTGACCAGGCTCTGCTCGACAGGGTTCAGAAGCAGGCGTGGTTCCACAGGTATCCGCGCGGCTGGCCGTTCCTGCTGTTCCTCATCGCCAGCATGACCACGGCGGTCTCCGTCATGGCGATCGAGCGCGCGGACAAGCAGACGCGCGCGATCGAACTCGACCGTCAGCTCACCGAGATTTCCTCCGCCCTCCAGCGCCGCGTCACCGAGAACATAGCGCTGCTGCGCGCAGGCAGCGCGCTGTTCGCGACCCAGGACGTCGTTTCGCCCGAACAGTTCGCCGAATTCGCGCGCGACCTGCAAGGCGACGTTACGCTCTACGGCTCGCTCGGCATGGGCTGGGCGCCGCTGATCCCGGTGGACAAGCTGGCCGCTTTCGAGTTTGCGGTGCAGGGCGGCGGACGGCTGGACTTCAGCGTCGATCCGCGCCCCGAGCCCGGCCAGAACTATGCCGTTCCGGTCTATTACCTGGAGCCGCAATCGCCGGGCAACAAGCGCGCGCTGGCCTTCGACATGTACTCCGAGCCCGTGCGCCGACAGGCGATGGAGCGGGCCATGGCCCGGCGTGGCCCGGCGGCGACGGGTGTGGTCCACCTCGCGCAGGACGGCTTCCGCCACCCGGCGCGAGATCAGCAGACCGACGCGGCGTTCCTCATCTATATGCCGGTGACGCTGGAGAGAGGCGGGCGGCGGTGGGTCAAGGGCTTCGTCTATAGCCCGTTTCGCGCGCAGACTTTCCTCGGCTCGGCCAGTGAACTCTACCGCAACGACAGCATCGACATCGCCATCTACGACGACCACGTCGCGCCGGAGACATTGCTGGCGGAACAGCGCGGCGCCGACGGGCTGACCGGCCCCACCATAGAGCGACGCATCGACGTGGCGGGGCAGGCCTGGATCGTCGAGGTCGGCGACCGTCAGGCCAACGCGCTTTCGCCGCTCTCGCGCCTGACGCTGTTCTTCGGAGCGCTCGCCTCGCTGATGGTGATGGCGATCGGGCGGCTGATCACCAAGCGCGCCGCAGAAGACCGCGTCGTTCTGGAGTGGCTGACCAGCCAGGCCTCGATCCGTAATTCGCTGACGCGCGAGTTGAACCACCGCGTCAAGAACACGCTGGCGAACGTGCTGTCGATCGCAGCACTGACGCGGCGGCGCTCGAAAGGCATCGACGATTTCACCGAAAGCCTGACTGCGCGCATCCGGGCCCTGTCGGCCACCCACGACCTGCTCTCGCAGTCCGACTGGGGCCACGCGGCGCTGGGCGACATCGTACGCTCGGAACTGGCGCCCTACATGGAAGGTAACGAGAGCCACGTCGTCATGGCCGGGCCGGGGATCAAGCTGGCGCCCAACGATGCCATGTCGCTGGGTCTGGCCATCCACGAACTGGCGACCAATGCCGCCAAGTATGGCGCGCTCAGCACGATCGAGGGGCGCATTCACGTGCAATGGACGATGGCCTCGCCCGACCTCGCGGAGATTCACTGGCGCGAGGAAGGCGGCCCTCCGGTGGCCGAGCCGACCAAGCGCGGTTTCGGGCGCGATCTTATCGAGAAGATCGTGGCGCACGAACTAAAGTCGGAAGTGGATCTCAGGTTCGAGCCGGGCGGCGTGGAATGCCGGCTCAAGGTCCCGGTCCGCGCCTCGCGCGAATTCGTGCTTAGGAACGAGCGGCGCTAG
- a CDS encoding NepR family anti-sigma factor: MNQPNGRGDSGPVPGLPPEVRRDGEPGWAGGLRKLYNSVVEEPLPDSFKDLLKKLDDDGDA; the protein is encoded by the coding sequence TTGAATCAGCCCAATGGACGTGGTGACTCCGGCCCTGTGCCCGGCTTGCCGCCCGAAGTCCGTCGAGACGGAGAACCCGGCTGGGCCGGGGGGTTGAGGAAGCTCTACAACTCCGTGGTGGAAGAGCCGCTGCCGGACAGCTTCAAGGATCTCCTTAAGAAGCTGGACGACGACGGCGATGCCTGA
- a CDS encoding sigma-70 family RNA polymerase sigma factor: MPDRIAPSAADEGFRKELLSVLPHLRAFARGLSGRPDFADDLVQEAAIKAWTARERYQAGTNMRAWTFAILRNHYLSELRRSRRQTDLDEGVVEKMLVMEADQEGPLHLDDMEAALQKLAPERREAVLLVGASGFSYEEAAEIAGCPIGTMKSRVARARADLARMLDGDQPQQVEVKARKTG; the protein is encoded by the coding sequence ATGCCTGACCGGATAGCGCCCAGCGCCGCGGACGAAGGCTTCCGCAAGGAACTGCTCTCCGTCCTCCCCCATCTCCGCGCATTTGCCCGAGGCCTGTCGGGACGGCCGGACTTTGCCGACGATCTCGTACAGGAAGCCGCGATCAAGGCGTGGACCGCGCGCGAGCGCTATCAGGCCGGCACCAACATGCGCGCCTGGACTTTCGCGATCCTGCGCAACCACTATCTGTCCGAGCTGCGCCGCTCCCGCCGCCAGACCGACCTCGACGAAGGCGTGGTCGAGAAGATGCTGGTGATGGAAGCGGATCAGGAAGGCCCGCTTCACCTCGACGACATGGAAGCCGCGCTGCAGAAGCTGGCCCCCGAAAGGCGCGAGGCGGTGCTGCTCGTCGGCGCCTCGGGCTTCAGCTACGAGGAAGCGGCCGAGATCGCAGGTTGCCCGATCGGCACGATGAAGAGCCGTGTCGCCCGTGCCCGCGCCGATCTTGCCCGGATGCTCGACGGCGATCAGCCGCAGCAGGTCGAGGTCAAGGCGCGCAAGACGGGCTGA
- a CDS encoding MFS transporter has product MNRAWLTLALVLCGTIIGMMGVDLVLPAVPLLPEALGGDPSQAQLVLAAYVGGTCIGLLGYGALGDRVATSRLIVGSLLATAAVSLACAMAPNIEALIGLRALQGMVAAGPAVFAPGIVKAMFDETRAVRAIGLLGSIEALGPALAPVAGAGLLALGGWSLNFEVMAAGAFAAAVLVMLTGGLPQVGRRGQGSFMVLLRDPTFLRYALSQASVLGGLLVFVFGMPTVFVRVHGGTLADFITMQMSGVVTFIIAANTAAHWGDRLGAERVIAFGTGLSALGAAGQFAYALSGGTSALVITALFIPVNTGLGLRGPAGFFRAILASRGDDARASALVILCILTAAALGTSIVSPWIERGTVPLTAAALAFHLAALVCLVALPPLRQPVSPSCAP; this is encoded by the coding sequence ATGAATCGCGCGTGGTTGACGCTGGCACTGGTCCTGTGCGGCACCATCATCGGCATGATGGGCGTCGATCTCGTCCTGCCCGCCGTGCCGCTGCTGCCCGAGGCGCTGGGCGGCGATCCGTCGCAGGCACAACTGGTGCTGGCAGCTTACGTCGGAGGCACCTGTATCGGCCTGCTCGGCTACGGCGCGCTGGGAGACCGGGTCGCGACATCGCGGCTGATCGTGGGCTCGCTGCTGGCGACCGCCGCCGTCTCTCTGGCCTGTGCGATGGCCCCGAATATCGAGGCGCTCATCGGGCTGCGCGCGCTGCAGGGCATGGTCGCGGCAGGTCCCGCCGTCTTTGCGCCGGGCATCGTCAAGGCCATGTTCGACGAGACCCGCGCGGTCCGGGCGATCGGCCTGCTGGGCAGCATCGAGGCGCTGGGGCCGGCCCTTGCCCCCGTGGCGGGCGCAGGGCTGCTGGCGCTCGGCGGCTGGTCGCTGAATTTCGAAGTCATGGCCGCCGGAGCCTTCGCGGCCGCGGTGTTGGTCATGCTCACCGGCGGCTTGCCGCAAGTGGGACGGCGCGGGCAGGGCAGCTTCATGGTGTTGCTGCGCGACCCGACGTTCCTGCGCTATGCGCTCAGCCAGGCGAGCGTGCTGGGCGGATTGCTGGTCTTCGTGTTCGGGATGCCCACCGTCTTCGTGCGCGTGCACGGCGGGACACTGGCGGACTTCATCACGATGCAGATGAGCGGCGTCGTCACCTTCATCATCGCCGCCAACACCGCCGCGCATTGGGGCGACAGGCTGGGCGCCGAGCGCGTCATCGCCTTCGGCACCGGTCTCTCCGCACTCGGAGCGGCAGGGCAGTTCGCCTACGCGCTCTCGGGCGGGACTTCGGCGCTGGTGATCACGGCGCTGTTCATCCCCGTCAACACCGGCCTCGGCCTGCGCGGTCCGGCGGGGTTCTTCCGCGCGATCCTGGCGAGCCGCGGCGACGATGCCCGCGCCAGCGCCCTGGTGATCCTGTGCATCCTGACCGCCGCAGCGCTGGGCACGAGCATCGTCTCGCCATGGATCGAGCGCGGCACCGTGCCGCTGACGGCAGCGGCGCTCGCGTTTCATCTGGCGGCGTTGGTATGTCTGGTCGCACTGCCGCCGTTGCGGCAGCCGGTCAGCCCGTCTTGCGCGCCTTGA
- a CDS encoding superoxide dismutase, which yields MTIALMPLPYAQDALEPHISSKTLEIHHGAHHKTYVDKLNAAIAGTENEGKSVEEIAKSASGPLFNNSAQTWNHGFYWHSLSGEKTAPSESLAAAITADFGSIDALLEALSNEAVNHFSNGWAWLVVEGDKLKVISTHDADSALVKDVVPLLTVDVWEHAYYIDQMNKRPAYVKAVLENILNWKFASDNFDRGTAWTYPA from the coding sequence ATGACCATCGCCCTCATGCCGCTGCCCTATGCGCAGGACGCGCTCGAACCGCACATCTCGAGCAAGACGCTGGAAATCCACCACGGCGCCCATCACAAGACTTACGTGGACAAGCTGAACGCCGCGATCGCCGGCACCGAGAACGAAGGCAAGTCGGTCGAAGAGATCGCCAAGTCGGCTTCCGGTCCGCTGTTCAACAACTCGGCCCAGACCTGGAACCACGGCTTCTACTGGCACTCGCTGTCGGGTGAGAAGACCGCGCCGAGCGAGAGCCTGGCCGCTGCCATCACCGCCGACTTCGGTTCGATCGACGCGCTGCTCGAAGCGCTCTCGAACGAGGCGGTGAACCACTTCTCGAACGGCTGGGCCTGGCTCGTCGTCGAAGGCGACAAGCTCAAGGTGATCTCGACCCACGACGCCGACAGCGCGCTCGTCAAGGACGTCGTGCCGCTCCTGACCGTCGACGTCTGGGAGCACGCCTACTACATCGACCAGATGAACAAGCGTCCGGCTTACGTGAAGGCGGTCCTCGAGAACATCCTCAACTGGAAGTTCGCTTCGGACAACTTCGACCGCGGCACCGCCTGGACCTACCCGGCGTAA
- a CDS encoding GlsB/YeaQ/YmgE family stress response membrane protein produces MTLLLILLVGGIIGWLASILMRTDAQQGIFLNIVVGVVGAVIAGFIITPLIGGAPITSGAFDIMSLFASFLGAVVLLAIVNLFRRGSVR; encoded by the coding sequence ATGACCCTCCTTCTTATCCTCCTCGTCGGTGGCATCATCGGCTGGCTCGCTTCCATCCTGATGCGCACCGATGCGCAGCAGGGCATTTTCCTTAACATCGTCGTCGGCGTCGTCGGCGCGGTGATCGCCGGCTTCATCATCACCCCGCTCATCGGCGGTGCGCCGATCACCAGCGGTGCCTTCGACATCATGTCGCTGTTCGCCTCGTTCCTGGGCGCGGTCGTCCTGCTGGCGATCGTCAACCTCTTCCGTCGCGGCTCGGTTCGCTAA
- a CDS encoding energy transducer TonB, translating to MYTSARNRAASALASLLIVAGGLAAMMAGLAARMTPQERRETLAAIIPLREEPEKPRPKEIPAKADSTAAKGRPSPPNLRNKATQVVAPPPKLPPLIVPPPIVTAPKAGIGSAAQSGASDRIGPGQGAGGIGDGDGGGGNGAGEGDDTLTRPRQIRGRLHFSDLPPDLREAKSGGELKLQYRIGVDGRVSDCRILTSSGRPDLDATTCRLITERFRFKPSRNRAGEPVAAIMVETHGWYFPPEDTP from the coding sequence GTGTATACTTCGGCCCGGAACCGCGCGGCGTCCGCCCTCGCCTCGCTGCTGATCGTGGCGGGCGGGCTGGCGGCGATGATGGCGGGACTTGCTGCGCGCATGACACCGCAGGAACGCCGCGAGACGCTCGCCGCGATCATTCCCCTGCGCGAGGAGCCGGAGAAACCCCGGCCGAAGGAAATCCCGGCCAAGGCGGATTCCACCGCCGCGAAGGGCCGTCCCTCACCTCCCAACTTGCGCAACAAGGCGACGCAGGTGGTCGCCCCGCCGCCGAAGCTGCCCCCGCTGATCGTGCCGCCACCGATTGTCACCGCGCCGAAGGCCGGTATCGGTTCGGCCGCGCAAAGCGGCGCCTCGGACCGGATCGGCCCCGGACAGGGCGCGGGCGGGATCGGCGATGGTGACGGCGGCGGCGGCAACGGCGCGGGCGAAGGCGACGATACCCTCACCCGCCCGCGCCAGATCCGCGGACGCCTGCATTTCTCCGACCTGCCGCCGGACCTGCGCGAAGCCAAAAGCGGCGGCGAACTCAAGCTGCAGTACCGCATCGGCGTGGACGGGCGGGTCAGCGACTGCCGCATCCTCACCTCAAGCGGTCGCCCCGACCTCGATGCGACGACCTGCCGGCTGATCACTGAACGGTTCCGTTTCAAGCCCTCGCGTAACCGTGCGGGAGAGCCGGTGGCTGCAATCATGGTCGAGACCCACGGGTGGTATTTTCCGCCGGAGGACACGCCTTGA
- a CDS encoding RrF2 family transcriptional regulator translates to MLSQKTRYAIRAMQHLADKYGQGPIPLTDIAETQNIPAKFLTVILSELSRYGIVASQRGKDGGYWLGVPPIDITYGDLIRVMRGSLALVPCASRFAHETCKNCVEEKDCRTRALMLQVRDATAGLLDGMRLSDKIDPVPAAEGLEAVEDV, encoded by the coding sequence ATGCTTTCGCAAAAAACACGCTATGCGATCCGGGCCATGCAGCACCTCGCGGACAAGTACGGCCAGGGTCCGATCCCGCTGACCGACATCGCCGAGACCCAGAACATCCCGGCGAAGTTTCTCACCGTCATCCTGTCGGAACTGTCGCGCTACGGCATCGTCGCCTCGCAGCGCGGCAAGGACGGCGGTTACTGGCTGGGCGTGCCCCCGATCGACATCACCTACGGCGATCTCATCCGCGTGATGCGAGGCTCGCTGGCTCTGGTGCCCTGCGCCAGCCGCTTCGCGCACGAGACCTGCAAGAACTGCGTCGAGGAAAAGGACTGCCGCACCCGCGCGCTGATGCTGCAGGTCCGCGACGCCACGGCGGGCCTCCTCGACGGGATGCGGCTGTCGGACAAGATCGACCCTGTGCCCGCCGCCGAAGGGCTGGAAGCGGTCGAGGACGTCTGA
- a CDS encoding YezD family protein, protein MRIAKPADATATEHPLLNEGVQHVIEALQRLRFGVIQLTVHDGKLMQVDVTERRRFNH, encoded by the coding sequence ATGCGAATTGCCAAGCCCGCCGATGCGACCGCAACCGAACACCCGCTGCTCAACGAAGGCGTCCAGCACGTTATCGAGGCGCTGCAGCGCCTGCGCTTCGGCGTGATCCAGCTGACCGTCCACGACGGCAAGCTGATGCAGGTCGACGTCACCGAGCGCCGCCGCTTCAACCACTGA
- a CDS encoding sulfite exporter TauE/SafE family protein: MLDSLPTLAEIAPFIAIGFAAQIVDGALGMAFGVITQTLLVSVVGVPPAAASASVHLVELFTTGTSGISHILHRNVNWGLFLRLVPTGIIGGVAGAYLLSSIDASVAKPYVMIYLTGIGIYLMFRAIRMRKPSFADPKYTAPLALAGGFLDAAGGGGWGPVVTSNLLVQGGEPAKTIGTVNTAEFLLTTSISIAFISTIGLSAFTVATVGLIIGGVVAAPFGALFAKRIKPRTLLAAVSVVLIATSVFSIWKSWPIF, encoded by the coding sequence ATGCTCGATTCGCTGCCGACACTGGCCGAAATCGCTCCCTTCATCGCCATCGGTTTCGCCGCGCAGATCGTCGATGGCGCGCTCGGCATGGCCTTCGGAGTGATCACCCAGACGCTGCTGGTCAGCGTGGTCGGTGTTCCTCCGGCAGCGGCCTCGGCCAGCGTCCACCTGGTCGAGCTGTTCACCACCGGCACCTCGGGCATCAGCCATATCCTGCACCGCAACGTGAACTGGGGCCTGTTCCTGCGGCTGGTGCCGACCGGCATCATCGGCGGCGTCGCCGGTGCCTACCTGCTGTCGAGCATCGACGCCTCGGTGGCCAAGCCCTACGTCATGATCTACCTCACCGGCATCGGCATCTACCTGATGTTCCGCGCCATCCGCATGCGCAAGCCGAGCTTCGCGGACCCCAAGTACACCGCCCCTCTGGCGCTGGCGGGCGGCTTCCTCGACGCGGCGGGCGGCGGCGGCTGGGGTCCGGTGGTCACCTCCAACCTGCTGGTGCAGGGCGGCGAACCGGCCAAGACGATCGGCACCGTCAACACCGCCGAATTCCTGCTGACCACCTCGATCTCGATCGCGTTCATCTCCACCATCGGGCTTTCGGCCTTCACGGTGGCGACGGTCGGCCTGATCATCGGCGGCGTCGTAGCTGCGCCCTTCGGCGCCCTCTTCGCCAAGCGCATCAAGCCGCGCACGCTGCTCGCGGCCGTCTCGGTGGTGCTGATCGCCACCAGCGTGTTCAGCATCTGGAAGTCGTGGCCGATCTTCTGA
- a CDS encoding Csu type fimbrial protein — protein sequence MRLATRFLAALGGLACGLAPTAAADAAGCLVCICSVSTTNLSFGTYNPANTSPTTATATVTANCISVSVPMNATVDLALSAGTSGNAAARQMANGAARLNYNIYQDAGYATVWGNNSNGGSSQSMLINNLLNFNATKMAYGRIPAGQYAKTGGYSDPVVVTFTF from the coding sequence ATGCGGCTTGCCACTCGGTTCCTCGCGGCGCTGGGGGGACTGGCGTGCGGGCTCGCGCCCACTGCGGCGGCGGACGCGGCGGGGTGCCTCGTGTGCATCTGCTCGGTCTCGACCACCAATCTCAGCTTCGGGACGTACAACCCGGCCAATACCTCGCCGACCACGGCGACGGCGACGGTCACCGCCAACTGCATCTCGGTCAGCGTGCCGATGAACGCGACGGTCGATCTTGCGCTGAGTGCGGGCACGTCGGGCAACGCGGCGGCGCGGCAGATGGCGAACGGGGCCGCGCGGCTGAACTACAACATCTATCAGGACGCAGGCTACGCCACGGTCTGGGGGAACAACAGCAATGGCGGCTCCTCGCAGTCGATGCTGATCAACAACCTGCTGAATTTCAACGCGACCAAGATGGCCTATGGGCGGATTCCGGCGGGGCAGTACGCGAAGACGGGGGGCTATTCGGACCCGGTCGTGGTGACGTTCACGTTTTGA